The stretch of DNA CACTAGTCACACTTGACTCACAGCTTTGTGGCAATAACGCGTTGAGGTGAAACTAGGGCTCCAGTACAGCATATACATACATCTATTATGTGGCGAGACACTGATCTCAGCATAAATGTGTGTAGACATGAGGGGGGTCAAGCCCTGGTTGTCGGGCCATGACTCTGACCGTCCCACTGTCACGCGGCTACACAGACAGCGTGGCGTGAACGCCTTTGACGTTCCACGCAGCTAACGAGGAGCCAGTGAGAGGATCTTTGCCCGGGTTTAGAGAAGCTTTAACGTCACACAAACAATGGGCAACGAACGCCTGCGGTGCAATGCTGCTTGTCATGCACTGCTAGCGCGTGCGCCCACATTCTCTATTAGCACATAATAAGCTAGGTGGCACAGCCCGACTCCGTTCATTGGAAACCGACAGAGGCGTGAGAAGGAAACTATGGCTtcaatggctgctgctgcttagcCCAGACAGCTGAGACACAGAGCTAGCTTAAAAATGTGGGTTTAGCATCACCCCCCCGTCGGCTCCGCCAGCCCCCCTCCCCGTTTTACCTTCAGACAGCTCCAGATCCAACTCCGCCAACTGGTCTCTAACCTCCTTCGGCAGGGCGGACAAATCCCCGCCGCGGTCTGCCATGACTTCGCCGATAAACACGAGTGCAGTCTAGGTGAAACGAGCCCGGTCCGTAGCGGGgatgtgtgaaaacaaaaaacaaaacgccCTCCCTCAGGACGCGAAACAAGCATCAGAGTGGAAGAGACAGTCCATCCGCACGGCTGACCCCTCCGCCATAATGGGAAAACTCACCAACGGCAACGGGCGGTCACGTGACCGCCTTTACCTCGTCTGTGCGTTAATTCACTGCGCCCCAGCCGGCTGTCTCGCCGGCGCTGGGGCGCCCCCTGGCGTCCGCCCCGCAGCACAGCGTCAGCTACCATCAGGAAAATGGGCTTCAAGGCAACACGAAGAAGTAGAGAGTAGAACTGTGGCTGTTTGTTCCTTTACCAAGTATCAATGTAGTGCAAGAATGATCCAGATCAAAAGCAGGACTGTGTCATTGTTTTGCTTCCTTGACAATAAAATCATAGAAACGGACTCATTTTTGTTAGATTTCAAAATATTGATTATTTCAGTCTTTCATGTCCATAAGATACAATGGGGATATTCTTAACTGTAGAATTTAACCTTAAGTTGCTAAAAACATTATCAATATGAGCCTGATTTGAAGAAGGTGAATCATTTTAGAATTCACAATTTTAGCTCTGGAACCAAAGAGCTTGTCAAGTTTTGTCACACCATACTTGTGTCAGTTAATGTactgaaaataaagaaacaaaaccacTTAATCCTTATTAGATGTAGTTTCTTTAATTAAATCTGCAGCACTGTAAGTGTTCATAGTACTTCACTTGGACATGCATGGAAAAGTAAATATATTCATATAGTACagatatgtacagtacaagtaCAATTTGAAATTATCAGTCCAACAATGGGAGTGTGGAAAAACATTAGTACACTAAGTGTCATAATGTTGCaggtttcattttctttctctatTCATAACTATCTATAAATTCTAGGTAATATCAATACGCCAAAGACTGTAAAGATAATTGTTATTTgaccaattaaaaaaataagttaGACAGGGACGTCAAAGAACACCAAATTCAtcttaaaaaatataataaagggaATAAAAACCTCTTTTTGAAAAAGGACTGACATTTTCTATAAAAGAAACAAATTCATGTATTCAAGAAATTAATTTCTATATTCATTGGTACAATCGTAAGTAATACACTTTTGCATTTCCAGCACAATACATCATCTGTAGTGCTGAAAATAGCCCATAAGAAAACAAGATACAGAAAAGGTGCCAATGACATGAATTACATGAAAAGATGAACGCTAAATATCGCTTGAATTTTCATTTCATACGAACAATCGTCTATAAGGGGACTGCCAGCCAAATATAGTGCCAGCTCCAAAGTACAACAGAATACCAGGGACAACAGGTTCAGTCATGGGTGAAAGGTATTAAAGTTGCTGAGCAAATGTCTATCCatgtatacagtaaatataggAGAAAATATCATTTTTAGAAAAGGatccaaagaaaaacacagagagaaccACAACAACTTGAACAGAGTAAAAGAAATGCAAAGCAACAATACACTTGCATTATTTTAGTGCATAAAGACATGCCCTTATGTTAATGGACCAACATCTTATATCACATCACGTGAATATATGATCAAATCAAATAAGaatctacaaaaaaaaatcaataaagcatTCCAGGTGTGTTTAGATGTTTATGGGATATTATAATGATATCTTGATCAGAAACACCAACAGGATACGTGAACTATTTGTCCTTCAAAACCTTTTACCAGAGAAGCTGTCTTAGCTGCGTCTCTCCACCAGATGACAGACAAGTGTTATATCCTTTAATGTTACCGCAAATAGACCAGTGGTCAGACACTTCATTTCCAGGAGCATTCCATGTGTTACTTTTGTAACTCGTTGGTTTGTCGAAAATTAGTGAAATGGACAAATTGGGACAGATATTTTTCGAAGGTGTAACTGTATTCAATATAAGCAAACCTACTAGTATTTAAGTGGGAGGCACCAGTGTGATCATAAGGCAAAACTATcaagcactgtgtgtgtgagactgtgtttAAGTGCAAGTAACAAGCAGTGATAAAAATCGGATTGTGTCACTGTGaagtgaataaaaataaaataacagtgTGGCTATtttgtgcctgctcctgacgtAGTACCAGGTGCTCTTTGGAGATCCGGTTGTCTAATCTGTTGGCATTATGGCTTCATTTATGTTTGGTAAAGTAGTAGAGAGACTAAGAAGTTCCTCACACTTCCAATGAGCAGCAAGGATGCATAACCATCCTGAGAAGTGTGAAAATAACAGTTACAGTAAGCCCTGGCCTAAAAGGAGAAACACAGTCACTTGAGTTGTTTCAGACAACGGTGAAAAGGCatcaacagacagacacacagacaaacaaacaaacagtaaaccGCCTTATTCTCTTCCTGCCTGTAGAAATCTGAAGGAAAAGGTAGAGGTTAAATTCCCTTCCTGtaataaagaaataattttACTGTACAAGATAAACCAATGCATATTCAGTCTGTGGACTAATCTGGGAGGATGTgccaattaaaatgaaaagaaatatatatatatagctgcACAAACTGTAAAAAGATGATAACACTCTATTAGAACAAGTCACATGCTAACATGTTTTTATGCCTAAATTTTAAAAGGGGGAAATTAGGTACGTCTTTAGTTCTGGTTCCCCCTGATGTCTGGAACCGTTTTAGAAAATGTATTGGTGAGCATTTGAGATCGCCATCATTGAAGTCTAGACGACTACTGCATCTTGGGAGCTGAGGCTGTTTAGGGAAGCGGCGTtcgcatgtgagtgtgtgcatggcTAAAAAGTAGAGAAGCACAAGGCACAATTCCCTGCTGATAACAGTGTAAAGCCCCATGTCTTGTTTGGTATCTGATTTGATCAAGAATGTTTTTGCAACACCGTCTCACCGCATAAATATTGTATGCCTCTATATCAGAAGTTCATTGTGGCAGTACACTTGGAGCGATGCAGTCCAGTGAAGACTCAATTTGACTGAGGGTAGAACAGATGAAcagggaggcacagagagaaaggaggtgggggtggggggtggagtcCAGCCCCTGTAGTCTATGGCAAAATGCACAGGAAGCTCTCTAAAAAGTCTCAGTCCATTCCCAgaaggctgctgctgagctccagGCCACAGCGTGATGGCTCCACATGAGGGCAAATGGAAGCAGAAGGAGTTGGGGTTGGGTTGGGGGTCCCCTGCTCTTTTGTAGCCCCTGGGTGATGAGCCAGGTCTGGGCCGTGGTGACATCCCTCATCATCTGGCAGCAGACCGAGACTGTGTAGCCATGATAATGTGAGAGGGTCCACTCTCAGCCCGCTGCTGGCCCATTCCTGCCAGTACAGACATGGCCATGGCCTCAGCCGCTGCCCTTGAGCTCAGGCCGTTGTGCCCTGCAGAGGGGCTGGGCGCCAACGAGCTGTGCTGAATCACGGGGGCAGGGGAACCTGTGGGCTCTGATGTGTCTTTCATgctctcctctgcagctacaaaaaaaacaaaaggaaacacacacacagttttagcatttaaatataaaactgaaaGATAGATACTATTGCTACATATGTGGGAGGAACACAATGCTGAATAAATTATTGCACACCCTGAAATGGGAGTGCTCACCTAGGTAGGCAGTCTTCTTCTGTAGGGTTGTAACAGGGCAGTCCTTGTGAgctagcagcagctgcttcagatgAGCCACCTCGTTCCGCAACAAAGACACTTCATTCTGAGAGAATGAAAATTAGGCAACTCTTTACTTCAAAGTTAGACATATTCTCTCTCATAATTACAGAAACAATGATGATTTCGTTTCTAAGGTCATGTAGTTTAGAGGCGTCAGCACTTTAAGGTCCAGAGGTATAAATAGTTTAGATTGATAGCAAAGCAGTGGGTGTTTGGTGTAAAGCaccaaataacaaaataaagatAGAAACAAACAGTCTATTATCCTTAATATTCCTTAAAATTGATTTTGATTACATGGATCAAATTATCCACAAGCTTGTCAACACTGCACAGTCATTGAGATGATGCACGCATTTAAACAGGCCTCCCACACGCCACATTTTATGCCTATCTACCCACACTTGGCCACTCACCGACAGGGAGACGTTCAGGTTGCTGAGCTCCTCAGCCTTCTTCTCTAGAGAACTGACCCACAGTTTGCGCTTCTGTCTGCAGCGAGACGCGGCGGCCCGATTTCTTTCGAGGAAGCGCTGTCTTCGCTCATCTGGGTCATCGTCCActgtccgccgccgccgcccacctGTGGGCTGAGCTGGAGATACCTAGAGGAGGGTAAGGGTTAGGCGGAAACAAGACAGCGTTTTGGTGCAAaggggagaagagagagaaaaaggaagtGTGAATCATAGCTTCATTGTTTCACTCAGAGCATATTGAATTCATCTTAATACAACCTCACATATAGCATCCAGTGGGTTTAAAAGCTCTAGAACAGTCTCTTTAGTCTTGCAACGAAAGTCCTTGACTAATAAAGTTTACCTGAGGCTGGGCAGGTGATGGAGCATCAGGGTGCTGGACAAGTAACTGGCTCTGTTCTGCCTTCTGAGGTACCATGGGACTGCTGCCCATGGCCATGATCCCCATGCTCTGTCCTGATGGGCTCTGCTGAGACAGTGCAGCCTTCAAACGCTACAGGAGAAAAACAGCATAAAGCACATTTTTATGTGACACAGCAAGTTCTCAACGTATATCATAATCTAAATTACAAGTGCCTGTTTGTACCACCCCTTTCCCCAAGGAAAACTTGAATTCTCTGAGGAGTAGATTTAAATAGCTGCTCGAAAGATTTTGACCCAAGCTGACGTGACTGTCTCTTAGAGTTCCAGCTTGTTTTTCACCTGACAGTTTATTGTGTCCCAGCCTCTTTAAACTAGGCTCAGTTTTCAATGCTTTGCAAGTTGATGTTGTTTTGTGATGTGGTGCATTAACCTACTGAGAATAATCTTTTGAAATCAACATTGGCCCTGAAACTATACTAAATCAACAGATCTAGGTTAAAAAAGTATGACTGTGACTGTGCCAAAAAACATCTAAGATCAAACAGCCCAGCAGCAAAACTCCTGTAACCCTTGTTGACACAAGGATGTGACTGTAGGTCTTTTATGCAAGTGGTGAAATCTACCACAGCAGTAGTACAATAGCATAAACTCAGCAGTGATGGGGATTTTGTTGTGAACGGGTTAATCAAGCAAAGTTAAAGAAATCATATGATGCAGAGAAAGGCTGCAGGGTGAATATGGAGACAAGAAGAACAGAGATAAAAATAGAGAACTAATCTACTGCTGACCATCTTGGCCTCTGAGTGGATGCTGTAGCCAGAGGGGGAGTtagagccgctgctgctgcctcccagAGGAGGACCAGGGATCCCAGGAATGTTGGGTACCATGCACATGGGCCGGGCCAGCTAGAGACCAGATGCAATATACATAAATTAAGAACTAGAACCAATGTCTCAGCTATGCAAACATAAAAGCCACAATAAAACAACCGGTGTCTCTTACATTAATGACAGAAGGTATGTGTGCAGGACCAGGAAGCACCGGCACTGCCTGACCAGACGGAAGCATCATCATAGGGTAGTGGCTTGTTGGTGAACTAGACAACGGAAAGATGACAAGCGCAGAAAGTTCAGTCGTGTTCGAATAAATTACAATGTTCTCTAACCGCACAATTCACACATACATCGCTAACCAGTTCAAGCTGCGTGACAAGCAACTGCTTAAACCCACAAAAATGTGTATcaagttgaaagaaaaaaaacaatattaccATCATATATATGAAAACATTACAATATAGTAAAAGGATGCTAAACTTAACTTACCCCAGTGTGCGGTTGGAGGGTGGTGCCTGTGTGATCACAGAGGTGGGTGATGGCATGGTGGGCTGAAGAGCATCAAAGCCCAAGTGTAGTGGGAGGGAGCCTGGACGCACAATGGTCGGGGTGGGCGCTGAACTCCTGGGCGGCgtgtcctggaaaaaaaaagaaagaaaaaaagtaggACATTTTGGCCAAAGGATACAAAAATATCACAATTTCTTCCACAATTAGTTAATTCATACAACACTAAAATAAACATGCTGACATATTTTGCTGATGTTTAGTCAGCTATAGGTTTTCAACACCATTCAACAAGTTCCTTCCCTCTTCTCTGTAAAGTCATGCAACTCTGTCCTACCTTCCCTTTAACCAGAGGCTCTCGATTGCTGTCGGACTCAGAAATAGATTCAGGGCTTCCTGGTGATGAGGAGTCGACCTCCACAGGTGACTCTTCTTTCACCTTCACGTCTGATGGCGTCTGTAGACTCATGTCCAAAGCTACACAGTTGGAAGCCGGGAGCTGAGAAGCAGCGGGACAGTGAGTGAGGGATAGAGCCAGTAACTGCATATGAAAGAAAAGATTCTCAAacactacagtacattaaaaaaGGAAGTGACTATTCATGACACTAACCAAATAACCGCGCCACAATGTTAAGTGTCGTAAAACACACTGGCACAAGCCGTTGCATTAGTTagtataaatataaacacacgGCCAAAACGAACAAGGCTGGAATTTCTTAAAGCGATCATTTTTGACGGCTCGAAACCTGAGGTATTTTCACTCGAGTTGTTTTTGGTTCCGTATACCGTAATACGTGtaactgcacacacagacaacataaATAAACCATCACGCCTTCCTTACAGAGTTCTTGGCCCTCTTTTCATCCTCATCTTGTTCGAAGGAGCTGGCCAGCTCATTGAACAGACCAACCTCGTCACAGTTCTTTAGGAAGCGGGTGGGAGTAGGTGTCTGGTCTGGTAAAAAGGAATGAGCAGAGACAACTATTCAAGGAACTGCCTTCACACATAGTTCCCACCTAGCATCGAGTATAGAAAGCTACTGTCACCCATGTGTCTTCACTGCTGGTTTTATTAAAATTTCACTAATATTCTTAAAACATAAACAGAGCTCCTGAAACCTCAGACAGGATGAgtaacgaggaggaggaggaggagtaaagTGAGTCTGACACACGTCTAGTACCTGCAATAATGACAGAGTCGGTCCTGGGTGGTCCAAATTTCAGTGTCATCtcgtgcttgtgtttgtgtacggCCAAGTGGTCCTCATTGGTAAACCTCTGGATTTCGTAAACAAGAAGGcaagaggaaagaaagaaagtgagtATGACTTTAGTGATGCAACACACAGAAAAGGTCATTTGTAGTTTACAGCTTTTCATGTCTTCCGTCTAATACTATTACACTACAATTATGAAGTCAAATTGGCTAGAATGCATGAGATCCTAAATGACTTTAAGATGTATGAAGTTGCTACAGTTGCTGTAGACTTCATGTGTAAATGGCACATGCATATACAGTCTTAACTGTGTATATTTTAACTTACTATGAGTAAAAACTATTAACTATGGAGAAAGAAAACCAAGACATCGTCTGAGACACGGTGCCTCTTTAGAGAAGTGGCCATGTGAATCAGAGATGTGAGAGGATTCATCTGGGCTTTGGCACCAGCCTATTCACCATTCATTGCTGCCTATTTTAGGGTGCTGCGTCGCAGTTACAAGTTCAGTCGTGAGAGTGAAGTGGAAACACAGTCAAGTGTCAGGAGGCTTATTTTTAGCCCTAACCGGCAGTATCACCAATACAATTACATGTCTTATTAGTCTCCTCCATCTGAACAAAGTGAAGGACATCATTTCTAACTAATCTGCCTGTATGACATACTGGCAGCTAAGTTTACCCCTCCCCATAGTACACAGTGGACATCACCTAAAGGAGGGCCGCTGctattgttgttgatgttgttaaCTTGGTAAAGGGAAAACCATGAGCAATGCCAGGAGTCAATCATCCTTGTTCTATTATGAGCATGATTCAGACTTTCCTGGTAGACAACTGTTGCTCATAAAGGGCAGCAGTAAAACTGTATACAGGCATTATGCACTTGCAAAGCAACATAACATGAAAGAAAACTTCTCTGTATATATCTTTATAATTATGTAAAGATACTGAGAAGTCATTATTAAAAGGTTGGTGAACTTGCTGTAACTGAGAGTACAGGTCAACCTTACATAACAATTTGTATAATGACAATGACTGACTAATTTGTTACAAATTGCATTTACAGAAATGCAGTTTTTGAAGACTGTTTGAACACTATTCAAGTTCtgtaatatatttaatttactactattaatattaaatgACTGTTATGCATAATGTATTGCATGGATTGTGTGCATTTTTCCAATATTTCCAAAATTGTTCAGCAATCACACAAAGGAGGCTACTAACATTTTCCTAAGGTCAGACTGGAATATTTGCCAACTTTGGAGGCAGATTTGTTGCTCAAGGTTTGTCGGAAGAACAAAATAGAGTTTGAACAATGAAATATTAGACTTATATTAGTCACAATCGCAAACGAACTGTTGAACGTTTGGATTGAAATTATGCAACAAACATGTTTATATTCCTCAATGTAAAGTGATATAGTGATGACAAAAATACAGGCAAACTTCTAACACTGTCACAGTGTACTACGATAGCGGATCTGTTTATTCAACAGTTTCACACTCAAACAAAGCGGGTGAGAGTGCCACAGCTGTAGATCCACACCATTAGCCACCATCACTTTGCCTTGAAAACTTTCCATGATATTATTTTGCTTAGACGAtctaaattaataataatacctaCAGATGAAATATGCAAAGAATTTACATCACAGAAAGAGGTCCCTAGGTATCTAATGGTTTGAGGAGACAATAACCAAACaaatcatcatttatttatctaaCATGCATGTTTAACTAGCTGTACATGACTCCTGTTCAAACCACAAACCCTGTGTACAACAGATCACAGCTGATCAAACGATAGTAAAGGGCTGGTGAATCACAAACGATTCTTAACCACATGAACGCTTtcttcctccagactctggGAGAGATAATCCACCACTAGCTCTAAGGATATCACCACAGCTGAAAGCAGACTCAGACAAATGAGAACAACATCAGACAATATTTCCTGTGTTGAATAATTATGAGTCTT from Betta splendens chromosome 7, fBetSpl5.4, whole genome shotgun sequence encodes:
- the atf7a gene encoding cyclic AMP-dependent transcription factor ATF-7a isoform X2, giving the protein METLSRSLAISRRRGACQIPSEQEERRGGVRERGARLHCKFFAKMGDDRPFVCNAPGCGQRFTNEDHLAVHKHKHEMTLKFGPPRTDSVIIADQTPTPTRFLKNCDEVGLFNELASSFEQDEDEKRAKNSLPASNCVALDMSLQTPSDVKVKEESPVEVDSSSPGSPESISESDSNREPLVKGKDTPPRSSAPTPTIVRPGSLPLHLGFDALQPTMPSPTSVITQAPPSNRTLGSPTSHYPMMMLPSGQAVPVLPGPAHIPSVINLARPMCMVPNIPGIPGPPLGGSSSGSNSPSGYSIHSEAKMRLKAALSQQSPSGQSMGIMAMGSSPMVPQKAEQSQLLVQHPDAPSPAQPQVSPAQPTGGRRRRTVDDDPDERRQRFLERNRAAASRCRQKRKLWVSSLEKKAEELSNLNVSLSNEVSLLRNEVAHLKQLLLAHKDCPVTTLQKKTAYLAAEESMKDTSEPTGSPAPVIQHSSLAPSPSAGHNGLSSRAAAEAMAMSVLAGMGQQRAESGPSHIIMATQSRSAAR
- the atf7a gene encoding cyclic AMP-dependent transcription factor ATF-7a isoform X1, producing METLSRSLAISRRRGACQIPSEQEERRGGVRERGARLHCKFFAKMGDDRPFVCNAPGCGQRFTNEDHLAVHKHKHEMTLKFGPPRTDSVIIADQTPTPTRFLKNCDEVGLFNELASSFEQDEDEKRAKNSLLALSLTHCPAASQLPASNCVALDMSLQTPSDVKVKEESPVEVDSSSPGSPESISESDSNREPLVKGKDTPPRSSAPTPTIVRPGSLPLHLGFDALQPTMPSPTSVITQAPPSNRTLGSPTSHYPMMMLPSGQAVPVLPGPAHIPSVINLARPMCMVPNIPGIPGPPLGGSSSGSNSPSGYSIHSEAKMRLKAALSQQSPSGQSMGIMAMGSSPMVPQKAEQSQLLVQHPDAPSPAQPQVSPAQPTGGRRRRTVDDDPDERRQRFLERNRAAASRCRQKRKLWVSSLEKKAEELSNLNVSLSNEVSLLRNEVAHLKQLLLAHKDCPVTTLQKKTAYLAAEESMKDTSEPTGSPAPVIQHSSLAPSPSAGHNGLSSRAAAEAMAMSVLAGMGQQRAESGPSHIIMATQSRSAAR
- the atf7a gene encoding cyclic AMP-dependent transcription factor ATF-7a isoform X3 is translated as MFFSSALPQLHCKFFAKMGDDRPFVCNAPGCGQRFTNEDHLAVHKHKHEMTLKFGPPRTDSVIIADQTPTPTRFLKNCDEVGLFNELASSFEQDEDEKRAKNSLLALSLTHCPAASQLPASNCVALDMSLQTPSDVKVKEESPVEVDSSSPGSPESISESDSNREPLVKGKDTPPRSSAPTPTIVRPGSLPLHLGFDALQPTMPSPTSVITQAPPSNRTLGSPTSHYPMMMLPSGQAVPVLPGPAHIPSVINLARPMCMVPNIPGIPGPPLGGSSSGSNSPSGYSIHSEAKMRLKAALSQQSPSGQSMGIMAMGSSPMVPQKAEQSQLLVQHPDAPSPAQPQVSPAQPTGGRRRRTVDDDPDERRQRFLERNRAAASRCRQKRKLWVSSLEKKAEELSNLNVSLSNEVSLLRNEVAHLKQLLLAHKDCPVTTLQKKTAYLAAEESMKDTSEPTGSPAPVIQHSSLAPSPSAGHNGLSSRAAAEAMAMSVLAGMGQQRAESGPSHIIMATQSRSAAR